In Pseudoalteromonas tetraodonis, the genomic window TCACTGGAGCCTTTGCCATTAGTTATTCGTGTAGATGCTACTCGGGTACGACAAATTCTCATTAACCTGATAAATAATGCGATAAAATTTACCGAGCAAGGCGAAATTATCGTTAACGCATGGACAGAGACGGTGGCTGAACGTGAAATGCTCTTTTTTAGCATTAAAGATTCAGGCTTGGGTATTGCTCCAGAAAAACAAGCACTCATCTTTAAGCCTTTTGAGCAAATTGCCGATGTAGAGTCGCGCTCAGTAGGTGGTGCGGGCTTGGGATTAGCTATTTGTTCTGAGCTACTTAGTCGTATGCAGGGTACTATTTCATTAGATTCTTATGTAGGTGAGGGCTCAACGTTTACCATTTCCTTATACCCTGGTGATATCAGACAGGTAGAGCGCAATTTATTAAAGCTTGATTTAACCCCCAACATGCAGCAAAAAGTAGCGCCATGCGAAGTAAGTGGCAAAGTGTTGGTGGTGGATGACTTACGCGATTTACGCGTGTTAGTTGGCCATTTAATTGGCTCAGCGGGTGCAGATGTAGATTATGCCGATAATGGCAAACAAGCGCTTGATAAGGTTAAAAAGCAACTCGCAGAAGGCCGCGCCGCTTACGATATTATATTTTTAGATATTCATATGCCGGTGATGGGCGGAAAAGAAGCAGCCATTGAACTTAGAAAGTTAGGGTTTAAAGGGGCGATTATTGCTTTAACCGCGGCCACCATGAAAGGTATTCATAACGAACTAACCGCGTTAGGGTTTGACGATATGATTGCTAAACCTGTGGATTCCAACTTACTTTACCAATGCTTAGAGTCAGCGCTGGGGAAAAAAACACAACGTGTTTCATCGATACAGCCAACGCCAAAACATAATACTAATATAAAGCGATTTTTATTAGTGGAAGACGATGCTGATGCCGGACAAATTACTCAGTTATTATTAGAAAGTTTGGATGTAGACACGGATATAGCAACAAGTGTCAAAGACTGTAAGGCGACGCTTGAGCATAACAGTAATTACGACAAAGTATTACTCGATATGCATTTACCCGATGGTTCAGGTTTAGAGCTTGCTGGGTTTATTAAAGAACACTATCCTGATATTCAACGAGTTATTATTAGTGGAATGGAGCCTGATGCCGTACACATTAGGCAGCTAGAAATAGAGCAAGTTTTGCTTAAACCAATAAACTTGGCGCTATTAAGTAAACTTGTTTAACGCCACTATTTGCCAATTTATATAATAATTAGCTAGGTAATATTAACGACCGATTGGCGTATGACTAATTCGGGCTGAAATAAAGTTTGAATAGGCTGTACGCTTTTTTGATATACATGGCTCAGTACCCACTGTGCAGCTACTTTTCCCATTTCATCTATTGGGTAATTAATAGTGCTTAAAGGGGGGTATACATGGCGGGTAAAGAACACGTTATCGTAGCCTATTATTGAAAGTTGTGCGGGTAGTTCAATGCCATGCTCTCTGGCACTGACCATTGCACCCGTTGCCATTTCGTCATTGGCGCACACTAAGGCGGTAATGGCGGGGTTATTTTTATAAAGAGCAGAAAATCCTTCGTAGCCGCTATCTTCTATAAAGTCACCTTCATACAAACTGTTTTCATCAAACTCAATGTCGTGTTCAGCAAGTGCTTGTTTATGTCCGTTTAAACGCTCTTGAGCGTCTTTTTTCCATAAAGGACCGCTAATGTAAGCAATGTTTTTGTGACCAGACTCAAGAATGTATTTAGTCGCTAAATAGCCCCCTTTAATATTATCAAGAATAATACAGCGATCGGCGAGCTCAGGAATATGGCGATTAAGTAAAACAAACGGCGTTTTACCTTTGCTCAGCTTTATTAAATATTCATCGCTAACCGCTTCAACATGCAAAATAAGTGCATCACAATTACGGCTAATTAAAAACTCTATGCCTTGTTGTTCTCGCTCTGCGTCACTGTGCCCTGCGGTAATAATAACGTGTTTACCTTGTTTTCTGAGGGTGTTTTCTATGCCGCTCATCATAGGGCCATAAAAAGGACCTTTTAACTCAGAAACCAATAAGCCAGCACTATTAGAGCAATTAGAGGCCAGTGATTGCGCAATAGAATTTGGGCGGTAGCCTAATTCTTCCATCGCTAAAGTCACTTTTTTTCTGGTTGCATCACTTACGTTTGCATTGTTGTTCATTACTCTTGAAACAGTGGCAAGTGATACCCCTGCAAGCTTTGACACCTCATAAATGGTGGCCATACTATTCCTTGTTACAAATTACTTTTTTGTGTTAAATCGGCGGTGATTTTTTTTATGGTTTTGTTATCTAAGTTGTATTTAGTCATTATTAAAGCCACAAGTATACTGCCAATAGCAGGGTAGAGTGTAAATGAGGTTAAAATACCGCTTTTAGTTGCTTCGCTTAATTCTACATTGGCTTGATACTGATAATACGCAAGTAACCAACCCGCTATAGCGCCGCCTAATGCGAGCCCCAATTTGATAAAAAATACCACGCTTGCATAAACCAAACCTGTGAGTCGTTGACCATTTTGCCAAACTCCGTAGTCAATAGCATCTGCCATTTTTGCCCACAATAAAGGTGTCGCCATTTGAGTGAAAAAGCACCATAAAAAATACATTAAAAAGGCGAGTAAAACTTGCTCATTAGGGACAAAAAAAGCAAAACAGCTCAATATGGCAGAAATATATTGCAGATAAATATAAGCCGTTTTTTTATCTAAGCGTTTACTTAAAGGTTGCGCACACGCACAGCCTATAATATTACCGACCATACCTAAAGTCACAAATTCGGTGATTAAATCTTCTTTTCCAAGAACATACTTTACATAGTAAATAGCTAATGTCGTGCGCAGCACCATACTGGTCAATAATATCAGTGCTGCCATACACAATATTTTAAACGGCTGATTTTGCCATAAAACGTGAAGTTGTGTTTTTAAAGATAATTTATGTGGTGGATTGATCACCCGCTCTTTGGTGTAACGAAAACAAATTAGAAATAACACTACACCTAGGCAACTCATAACCAGCATGGTGAATTGATAGCCCAACTCGTTATTACCCTCCCCAAACCACTTTACTAAAGGTAAAGTGCAGCTCGTAACCAATAACCCCCCCAGCATGCCAAACACAAATCGATATGATTGAATAGAAACCCGTTCGTTAGGATTGCTACTGAGTACGCCGCCAAGTGCCGAATAAGGAATGTTAATTGCGGTATAAACCAACATTAGCAAGGTGTAGGTAACGAACGCGTAAATAATTTTGTTGCCGTCATCCATCGCGGGGGTAGTAAAGGTAATCACGCTTATAACAGCGAAGGGGATGGCAAGCCAAAGTAGATAAGGTCGGTAGCTACCGTATTTTGTATGAGTGGCATCGGTCAGGGCGCCCATTATTGGGTCTGTAACTGCATCAATGACTCTGACGACTAAAAAAAGGGTACCAACAACAGCAGGCGAAATACCAAAAATGTCGGTGTAGAAAAAAGTTAAAAATAGCATTACGGTTTGAAAAATAATATTACTGGCCGTATCACCTAGGCCATAAGCTATTTTTTCTTTTTTACTCAGCATAAAAGCCACTCATTATTATTTTTGGCGCTGTTTAAGAAAATCACGATACGCAATTGCGCTTTGTTTTAAGGTGCGTTGTTGAGTTTGGTAATCAACATAGACTAGCCCAAAGCGTTTTTCATAGCCATAGGCCCATTCAAAATTATCCATTAAACTCCATGCAAAGTAGCCTTGCACATTAACGCCTTGCTCAACGGCATTATGAACGGCATTAAGGTGTGTATGGTAGTAATTGATACGATGTATGTCATCTACTTTTCCATCTATTAATACATCGGCCATCGCTGCACCGTTCTCAGTTATATATACTTTGGGTAGCGTGTAACGATCATTTAATGAAAGTAGGAGTTCACACAATCCCTGTGGGTATATTTCCCAGCCCATATCAGTGATGGCAATATTCTCTAAAGGAGCTTCGCTAAACCAATGATCTGGCGTATTTTTGTAATGGATACGAGTATAGTAATTAACCCCTAAAAAATCGATTTTTTGGCTAATTATTGCCATGTCGCCATTTGCAACATCAGGTTTTGCATCATTTGCAAGCTCCTTAATCACTTCAGGGTAGCGGCCTTCCAGCACTGCCTGAATATACCATTGGTTATGATAGTCATCAGCTAATTTAGCAGCGCGTTCATCGTCAGGAGTAAATGGATAGGCAGGGCTAAAATTAAGCACAATACCGGCCTCTATCTTAGGGCAGTTTTTGCGTATCACTTGCATCGCAAGTCCATGGGCTAGTAGTAAATGGTGCGCCGCTTGGCGTCCTGCTTTTTGACTTTTTATGCCTGGTGCATGTACCCCTATTTCATAGCCTAGGTAGGCACTACAAAACGGTTCGTTTAAGGTCGCATAAGAATCCACTAAGCCCTCTAGTTGCTGAGTTACTATATGAGCGTAATGAGCAAATTGGTAAGCTGTATCGCGGTTGAGCCAACCACCGTTGTCTTCTAAATGTTGTGGCAAATCCCAGTGATATAAAGTGACATAAGTTTTAATATTGCGTGCTTTAAGGGCCTGTAGTAATGACTTATAGAACGCCATGCCCTGAATGTTTAAACTTCCATCTTGGTGTAAAACGCGGGGCCAAGAAATAGAAAGTCGATAGGCATCAACGGCTAAATCGGCAATCATTTGAACGTCTTGTTGCCAATATTTTACATGCTCACAGGCGTGATTGCCGTTACTGTTATCTGCAATAGTGTTTGGTTTGCTACAAAAAGTATCCCAAATACATGGCAATCGCGTGTTGTGGCTTCCCTCTATTTGAAAAGAGGCCGTGGCAACACCAAAAATAAACGGCGATTTTAAAAGGGCTGACGTGCCTGGCAAATAAATTGTTTTAAACACAATGAGATACGTCCTTAAGCTTGCAATAATAATGCGCTTTACCGTAATTAGCTAAGCAATAGAAATTGTATAATACAGCAATGTAAGCGCTTACAATATTATTTGTAAATAAATTGATAAATTTTCTCTGTATGCTATAAATGTAAGCGCTTACATTTGGTGTTGCAACTATTATCTGCATTTTAAGTTTTACTAAACGCAATTAAATAGAGGTAACAATCTGATAATTATAAATAATTAGAGATTATACTATGGCACATATCACACAGCCACTACCGGCAGCAGAAAACAGCCAAAAACCAGGGTCTACACACACCTTTGCGTTAACATCGCTTACGACCTTGTTTTTTATGTGGGGTTTTCTTACTTGCCTGAACGATATTTTAATTCCGTATTTAAAGGGAATGTTCTCCCTTAATTACACCCAAGCAATGTTGGTACAATTTTGTTTTTTTGGTGCCTACTTTGTTATGTCAATTCCTGCAGGAAAACTCGTTAGTAAAATAGGTTACCAATTTGGTATTGTTGTTGGTTTGGTTGTTGCTTCGATAGGGTGTGCATTATTCTACCCCGCTGCAGAGGCACATGTTTACGAACTATTTTTACTTGCTTTATTTGTGCTTGCTTCAGGGATCACTATTTTACAAGTCTCTGCTAACCCTTATGTAAGCGTATTAGGGCCTGCAAAAACAGCGTCTTCGCGTTTAACTATGACCCAAGCTTTTAACTCTTTAGGAACAACGGTTGCGCCATTATTTGGTAGTTGGTTGATTTTGTCTGAAATTAGTCAAGCTACAGCCGAACAAGTTAAGTTCCCTTACTTAATGCTCAGTGCAAGTTTACTAACACTGGCTATTATTTTTGCTTTTTTGAAGTTACCTAAACTCGGTAAAGCGATTGATAGTGAAGCTGAAAATCAAGGTGACACTGAGTTTGTTGACTTAGGCAGTGTTTGGAAATATCGCCATCTTATTTTGGGCGCAATTGGTATTTTTGTTTATGTAGGTGCTGAAGTTGCGATTGGTAGCTTTTTAGTCGGCTTTTTAACCCTTGACCATATTGCAGGTTTACCTGAGCAACAAGCTGCACATTATATTAGCTATTATTTTGCAGGTGCAATGATAGGGCGATTTGCTGGCGCTGCGATTATGCAAAAATTAAATGCAGCCAAGGTGTTAGCTTGTCATGGTATTTTGGCCGGTGTGTTAGTGTTAATTGCAATGACAGGTCAAGGGTCACTCGCTATGTGGGCTATTTTATTGGTTGGTCTGTGTAACTCTATTATGTTCCC contains:
- a CDS encoding response regulator, coding for MLAKATKLLLVEDDEDDYILTRDYLEQLSSHVFDIDWISSPEQAIHVLSKNEHDICLLDYRLGASDGLSVLKQAIKNGFCGPIIMLTGQSNDALDSAALDAGAVDYLVKSEMSGSRFARSIRYALARRDVEDERVERLKAEAENRSKDRFLAHLSHELRTPLSSILGYTELLMLSDFSKQAENELGVIYRNGKHLLSLLNDVLDLSKIAVDKLELSLGDVNLDSLMADVFTLMRVSALDKGLSLKFESLEPLPLVIRVDATRVRQILINLINNAIKFTEQGEIIVNAWTETVAEREMLFFSIKDSGLGIAPEKQALIFKPFEQIADVESRSVGGAGLGLAICSELLSRMQGTISLDSYVGEGSTFTISLYPGDIRQVERNLLKLDLTPNMQQKVAPCEVSGKVLVVDDLRDLRVLVGHLIGSAGADVDYADNGKQALDKVKKQLAEGRAAYDIIFLDIHMPVMGGKEAAIELRKLGFKGAIIALTAATMKGIHNELTALGFDDMIAKPVDSNLLYQCLESALGKKTQRVSSIQPTPKHNTNIKRFLLVEDDADAGQITQLLLESLDVDTDIATSVKDCKATLEHNSNYDKVLLDMHLPDGSGLELAGFIKEHYPDIQRVIISGMEPDAVHIRQLEIEQVLLKPINLALLSKLV
- a CDS encoding GH1 family beta-glucosidase — its product is MFKTIYLPGTSALLKSPFIFGVATASFQIEGSHNTRLPCIWDTFCSKPNTIADNSNGNHACEHVKYWQQDVQMIADLAVDAYRLSISWPRVLHQDGSLNIQGMAFYKSLLQALKARNIKTYVTLYHWDLPQHLEDNGGWLNRDTAYQFAHYAHIVTQQLEGLVDSYATLNEPFCSAYLGYEIGVHAPGIKSQKAGRQAAHHLLLAHGLAMQVIRKNCPKIEAGIVLNFSPAYPFTPDDERAAKLADDYHNQWYIQAVLEGRYPEVIKELANDAKPDVANGDMAIISQKIDFLGVNYYTRIHYKNTPDHWFSEAPLENIAITDMGWEIYPQGLCELLLSLNDRYTLPKVYITENGAAMADVLIDGKVDDIHRINYYHTHLNAVHNAVEQGVNVQGYFAWSLMDNFEWAYGYEKRFGLVYVDYQTQQRTLKQSAIAYRDFLKQRQK
- a CDS encoding LacI family DNA-binding transcriptional regulator, whose product is MATIYEVSKLAGVSLATVSRVMNNNANVSDATRKKVTLAMEELGYRPNSIAQSLASNCSNSAGLLVSELKGPFYGPMMSGIENTLRKQGKHVIITAGHSDAEREQQGIEFLISRNCDALILHVEAVSDEYLIKLSKGKTPFVLLNRHIPELADRCIILDNIKGGYLATKYILESGHKNIAYISGPLWKKDAQERLNGHKQALAEHDIEFDENSLYEGDFIEDSGYEGFSALYKNNPAITALVCANDEMATGAMVSAREHGIELPAQLSIIGYDNVFFTRHVYPPLSTINYPIDEMGKVAAQWVLSHVYQKSVQPIQTLFQPELVIRQSVVNIT
- a CDS encoding glycoside-pentoside-hexuronide (GPH):cation symporter, which codes for MLSKKEKIAYGLGDTASNIIFQTVMLFLTFFYTDIFGISPAVVGTLFLVVRVIDAVTDPIMGALTDATHTKYGSYRPYLLWLAIPFAVISVITFTTPAMDDGNKIIYAFVTYTLLMLVYTAINIPYSALGGVLSSNPNERVSIQSYRFVFGMLGGLLVTSCTLPLVKWFGEGNNELGYQFTMLVMSCLGVVLFLICFRYTKERVINPPHKLSLKTQLHVLWQNQPFKILCMAALILLTSMVLRTTLAIYYVKYVLGKEDLITEFVTLGMVGNIIGCACAQPLSKRLDKKTAYIYLQYISAILSCFAFFVPNEQVLLAFLMYFLWCFFTQMATPLLWAKMADAIDYGVWQNGQRLTGLVYASVVFFIKLGLALGGAIAGWLLAYYQYQANVELSEATKSGILTSFTLYPAIGSILVALIMTKYNLDNKTIKKITADLTQKSNL
- a CDS encoding sugar MFS transporter, producing MAHITQPLPAAENSQKPGSTHTFALTSLTTLFFMWGFLTCLNDILIPYLKGMFSLNYTQAMLVQFCFFGAYFVMSIPAGKLVSKIGYQFGIVVGLVVASIGCALFYPAAEAHVYELFLLALFVLASGITILQVSANPYVSVLGPAKTASSRLTMTQAFNSLGTTVAPLFGSWLILSEISQATAEQVKFPYLMLSASLLTLAIIFAFLKLPKLGKAIDSEAENQGDTEFVDLGSVWKYRHLILGAIGIFVYVGAEVAIGSFLVGFLTLDHIAGLPEQQAAHYISYYFAGAMIGRFAGAAIMQKLNAAKVLACHGILAGVLVLIAMTGQGSLAMWAILLVGLCNSIMFPTIFSLALQGLGKYTSQGSGILCLAIVGGAIIPLLQGMLADNIGVQLALILPIGCYLYITYFALFGAKKTTSTRL